From a single Parafrankia discariae genomic region:
- a CDS encoding AIM24 family protein, whose product MTHGGMYGGQPGGMPGGHPGGMPPGGFPPGPGPGMPGGMPPGGMPPMPPGGMPPGPGGPAGGIRSSLLNNPEVTSGERFALQNGKMLKATLGAQGMREFYARRGAMVAYQGAATFDAHWEGWGSRFRSFFSGGEGLNLMNVAGSGTVYLANQAQDVHILDLAGDGLTVDGKNVLAFDAGLNWDLVRVDSQVGIAGVGGYQIELRGNGQAVVCTSGAPLVMRVTSQNYYFADADAVVGWSSSLQVSMQAAVTSSAAWKPRGNTGESWQLQFSGEGFVIVQPCELLPPYNALAGSGLAGQFGLGQGGFAGNQLGGHGGGHGGQGGHGGGFGGLGGFGGGGPGGFGGLFGNQGGRH is encoded by the coding sequence ATGACGCATGGCGGGATGTACGGCGGCCAGCCCGGTGGGATGCCCGGCGGCCACCCGGGCGGAATGCCCCCTGGCGGCTTTCCGCCCGGCCCCGGCCCCGGCATGCCCGGCGGGATGCCTCCCGGCGGGATGCCGCCGATGCCGCCCGGTGGGATGCCGCCCGGCCCCGGTGGGCCCGCGGGGGGCATCCGCAGCAGCCTGCTGAACAACCCGGAGGTCACCAGCGGCGAGCGGTTCGCCCTGCAGAACGGCAAGATGCTCAAGGCGACCCTCGGCGCGCAGGGGATGCGTGAGTTCTACGCCCGGCGCGGCGCCATGGTCGCCTACCAGGGCGCCGCGACCTTCGACGCCCACTGGGAGGGCTGGGGCTCCCGGTTCCGCAGCTTCTTCAGTGGCGGCGAGGGCCTGAACCTGATGAACGTCGCCGGCTCCGGCACGGTCTACCTCGCCAACCAGGCCCAGGACGTCCACATTCTCGACCTGGCGGGTGACGGCCTCACCGTGGACGGCAAGAACGTGCTCGCGTTCGACGCCGGCCTGAACTGGGATCTCGTCCGCGTCGACAGCCAGGTGGGCATCGCCGGTGTCGGTGGCTACCAGATCGAGCTGCGCGGCAACGGCCAGGCCGTCGTGTGCACCTCGGGCGCCCCGCTGGTGATGCGGGTGACCTCCCAGAACTACTACTTCGCGGACGCCGACGCCGTCGTCGGCTGGTCGTCGAGCCTGCAGGTCTCGATGCAGGCCGCGGTCACCTCCAGCGCGGCCTGGAAGCCGCGGGGCAACACGGGGGAAAGCTGGCAGCTCCAGTTCTCCGGTGAGGGCTTCGTGATCGTCCAGCCCTGCGAGCTGCTGCCGCCGTACAACGCGCTCGCCGGCTCCGGCCTGGCCGGCCAGTTCGGGCTCGGCCAGGGGGGCTTCGCCGGCAACCAGCTCGGCGGGCACGGCGGTGGTCACGGTGGCCAGGGCGGCCATGGCGGCGGGTTCGGCGGCCTCGGTGGGTTCGGCGGCGGTGGCCCCGGCGGCTTCGGCGGCCTGTTCGGCAACCAGGGCGGCCGCCACTGA
- a CDS encoding DMT family transporter, producing MPAVVPVSLLASFLFASSAALQQRAAGRSSFAKRADSAHAVPGVGLLAELVQDRLWVLGWTANISGFCVQAAALHLGSVAEVQPLMVCQLLFALPLGLVGTGRRMSGVAWWGAAGICAGLAALLSSRGDLPTAAGVDRPRLLLTIGAMVLVAGVLTVVSLGRSPTARAVLFGVAAGMVYALTAVLMKESADRLVTDGFLATAADWCGFGLAAATLSSMLLGQAAYASGPLAPALTAMNITNPVVSCLLAVLLYGAPAPSTAVQLLGVTVGTGLIVTGVALLARTPTLPRPSRQLP from the coding sequence ATGCCCGCCGTCGTCCCCGTCAGTCTGCTGGCGTCCTTTCTGTTCGCCTCGTCCGCCGCCCTCCAGCAACGCGCCGCCGGGCGGAGCAGTTTCGCGAAGCGCGCCGACAGCGCGCACGCCGTGCCCGGGGTGGGCCTGCTGGCCGAGCTCGTCCAGGACAGGCTGTGGGTGCTGGGCTGGACGGCGAACATCAGCGGGTTCTGCGTGCAGGCCGCCGCGCTGCACCTGGGGTCGGTGGCCGAGGTACAGCCGCTGATGGTCTGTCAGCTGCTGTTCGCGCTCCCGCTCGGCCTGGTCGGCACCGGCCGGCGGATGTCCGGCGTGGCCTGGTGGGGCGCGGCGGGCATCTGCGCCGGGCTGGCCGCTCTGTTGTCGTCCCGGGGGGATCTACCGACAGCGGCCGGGGTCGACCGGCCGCGGCTGCTCCTCACCATCGGGGCGATGGTGCTCGTCGCCGGTGTGCTGACCGTGGTCTCTCTCGGCCGGTCGCCCACCGCGCGGGCCGTGCTGTTCGGGGTCGCCGCGGGCATGGTCTACGCGCTGACCGCCGTCCTGATGAAGGAGTCCGCGGACCGGCTCGTGACGGACGGGTTCCTGGCCACGGCGGCGGACTGGTGTGGCTTCGGGCTCGCCGCGGCCACGCTGTCCAGCATGCTGCTCGGGCAGGCCGCCTACGCCAGCGGGCCGCTGGCGCCGGCGCTCACCGCCATGAACATCACCAACCCGGTGGTCTCCTGCCTGCTGGCGGTGCTGCTCTACGGCGCCCCGGCGCCGAGCACGGCCGTCCAGCTTCTCGGCGTCACCGTGGGCACGGGACTGATCGTCACCGGTGTCGCACTGCTCGCCCGCACGCCCACCCTGCCCCGGCCCAGCCGCCAGCTGCCCTGA
- a CDS encoding LLM class flavin-dependent oxidoreductase has translation MKFLAITLIVHAPDPLTGVRRSTTARLREVVDNAVLAEELGFDGFGVGERHERPFISSSPPVVLSHIAARTSRIRLFTAVTTLSLLDPVRAFEDYATLDQLSGGRLELMVGKGNGAAQAELFHVTAADQWDRNRESYELFRRLWREDKVTWSGRFRPPLEEAETWPRPLQPEIRIWHGSATSEASVDLAARYGDPLFSANVTNPVEPYAELVRHYRERWVAYGRDPAAVLVGAGTAGYYSARRSQDAVARYRPIFDARTAMFRRMGLEPVFPTLEDAIERSSILVGSPQQIIEKVQWYHERLGHEVMHLHADADGLSPKEHRETMELFQSDIAPVLRRKIPSRPFPSPPPLPADTLPDAPR, from the coding sequence ATGAAGTTCCTGGCGATCACTCTGATCGTCCACGCGCCCGACCCGTTGACCGGGGTGCGCCGGTCGACCACGGCCCGGCTCCGTGAGGTGGTCGACAACGCGGTGCTGGCAGAGGAGCTGGGGTTCGACGGTTTCGGGGTCGGCGAGCGGCACGAGCGGCCGTTCATCTCCTCCTCGCCGCCGGTGGTGCTCAGCCACATCGCGGCCCGTACGTCCAGGATCCGGCTGTTCACCGCCGTCACGACGTTGAGTCTGCTCGACCCGGTGCGGGCCTTCGAGGACTACGCCACCCTCGACCAGCTGTCCGGGGGGCGGCTGGAGCTGATGGTCGGCAAGGGCAACGGCGCCGCGCAGGCAGAGCTGTTCCACGTCACCGCGGCGGACCAGTGGGACCGCAACCGCGAGTCCTACGAACTGTTCCGCCGGCTGTGGCGAGAGGACAAGGTCACCTGGTCCGGCCGGTTCCGCCCGCCACTGGAGGAGGCCGAGACCTGGCCGCGCCCGCTGCAGCCGGAGATCCGGATCTGGCACGGCAGCGCGACCAGCGAGGCGTCGGTGGACCTCGCGGCCCGGTACGGCGACCCGTTGTTCTCCGCCAACGTGACCAATCCGGTCGAGCCGTACGCTGAGCTGGTCCGCCACTACCGGGAGCGCTGGGTGGCCTACGGGCGCGACCCGGCCGCCGTCCTCGTCGGCGCCGGAACGGCCGGTTACTACAGCGCCCGCCGCTCGCAGGACGCCGTCGCGCGCTACCGGCCGATCTTCGACGCCCGGACGGCGATGTTCCGGAGGATGGGGCTGGAGCCGGTCTTCCCGACCCTTGAGGACGCGATCGAACGCAGCTCGATCCTCGTGGGCAGCCCACAGCAGATCATCGAGAAGGTCCAGTGGTACCACGAGCGGCTCGGCCACGAGGTGATGCACCTGCACGCCGACGCGGACGGCCTCAGCCCGAAGGAGCACCGCGAGACGATGGAGCTCTTCCAGAGCGACATCGCGCCGGTGCTGCGAAGGAAGATCCCGAGCCGCCCCTTCCCCTCCCCGCCGCCGCTTCCCGCCGACACCCTCCCCGACGCCCCGCGGTGA
- a CDS encoding nuclear transport factor 2 family protein produces MRIAPVDAATYAEVCGLLARHPHVFDNIALGAMPTAYTGDAVMGGAPLAQVASGLPFGRVMYPHHTTDIAVHRVDDDTLRVWAKYFVIRGDGTAGSGDYQDTVVRTSRGWRIAERSVSRGNRPDNDPDGPSTRTLSAATWIPAEG; encoded by the coding sequence GTGAGGATCGCGCCGGTCGACGCGGCCACCTACGCCGAAGTGTGCGGCCTGCTCGCCAGGCATCCGCATGTGTTCGACAACATCGCGCTGGGCGCCATGCCGACTGCTTACACCGGCGACGCGGTGATGGGCGGGGCGCCGCTGGCGCAGGTCGCGAGCGGGCTCCCGTTCGGGCGGGTGATGTACCCGCACCACACCACCGACATCGCCGTCCACCGGGTCGACGACGACACGCTGCGGGTGTGGGCGAAGTACTTCGTGATCCGCGGCGACGGCACCGCGGGATCGGGTGACTACCAGGACACCGTGGTCCGCACGTCGCGGGGCTGGCGGATCGCCGAACGGTCGGTCAGCCGCGGCAACCGGCCCGACAACGACCCCGACGGCCCCTCGACGCGGACCCTGTCCGCCGCCACCTGGATACCGGCCGAGGGTTGA
- a CDS encoding toll/interleukin-1 receptor domain-containing protein, which yields MPDKIRMNSASEGSWAEDPQSEQAPRWDFFISYTQADRQWAEWVAWQLERVGWRVLIQAWDFVPGTNWFQGMEKGVAEADRTIALISEAYLDSEFGRLEFQSAIKKDPSGLARKLVPIRVADCRRPGLLGTIVSFDLFGLPETHAAALLLEQVEAIQAGRAKPPTTPAFPGPRDAPAFTSASPENSNRAGRQSPPLVPYSGNSSAAPEPCAVLRHGNSLSRSIRMAGMSSLCWSGDGRFLATVSGREIHIWDTTAPASPQWLTSFKDSDRGTIKVLEWSPDRRWLASGSETIGSDPVHDGWNMELWDMADPARPASVASLSRGYYRHDTGRMCWSPDARWLLACIPGRYRDPTPGMTKIALWDTAGPTGPGLRSSLPAIAVDQPLWGLLQWSPDGRWLVTSLGSVLKIWDMENPETPAQRAVIESRHPRVIDVSWSPDGRWLATGGSNNAVGLWDLSDPAEPVRRGILTDHRKAVRAVSWSPDGRWLASGGDDRTVRLWDLADPAEPVRRAALADHRRSVGTVSWSPDHRLLATGGVDGTVLLWEPPS from the coding sequence ATGCCCGACAAGATCAGAATGAACAGCGCGAGTGAAGGGTCATGGGCCGAGGACCCACAATCGGAGCAAGCGCCACGCTGGGACTTCTTCATCTCTTACACACAGGCCGACCGCCAGTGGGCGGAATGGGTCGCGTGGCAGCTGGAGCGGGTCGGATGGCGGGTGTTGATCCAGGCCTGGGACTTCGTCCCGGGAACCAACTGGTTTCAGGGTATGGAAAAAGGAGTGGCGGAAGCGGACCGCACGATCGCCCTTATTTCCGAAGCCTATCTTGACTCGGAATTTGGAAGACTTGAGTTTCAGTCCGCCATCAAAAAGGATCCATCGGGGTTAGCACGCAAGCTGGTGCCCATAAGGGTCGCCGACTGTCGACGGCCGGGCCTGCTCGGGACGATTGTCTCGTTCGATCTGTTCGGCCTCCCGGAAACACATGCCGCGGCACTGCTGCTGGAACAGGTGGAGGCCATTCAAGCCGGCCGGGCGAAGCCACCCACAACCCCGGCGTTTCCTGGCCCGCGAGACGCTCCCGCGTTCACATCGGCGTCCCCCGAGAATTCCAACCGCGCCGGCCGCCAGTCGCCGCCCCTTGTACCGTACTCCGGTAACAGCTCGGCGGCGCCAGAACCTTGCGCGGTCCTGCGTCATGGGAACTCCCTTTCCCGCAGCATCCGCATGGCAGGTATGAGCTCCCTGTGCTGGTCGGGGGATGGCAGATTTCTGGCCACGGTCAGCGGCCGAGAAATTCACATCTGGGACACGACCGCCCCGGCAAGTCCGCAGTGGTTGACCTCGTTCAAAGACTCGGACCGTGGCACGATAAAGGTACTAGAGTGGTCGCCGGACAGGCGCTGGCTGGCATCCGGCAGCGAAACTATCGGGTCGGACCCGGTCCACGACGGCTGGAATATGGAACTATGGGACATGGCCGACCCGGCGCGGCCTGCGAGCGTCGCCAGTCTGAGCCGTGGCTACTACCGGCATGACACAGGAAGAATGTGCTGGTCGCCGGACGCTCGCTGGCTGCTCGCCTGCATTCCCGGACGATATCGAGATCCCACTCCAGGGATGACAAAAATCGCCCTGTGGGATACCGCCGGCCCTACCGGTCCAGGCCTACGGTCCTCTCTTCCAGCCATCGCCGTCGACCAGCCATTATGGGGTCTGCTCCAGTGGTCACCGGACGGTCGGTGGCTGGTTACCAGCCTCGGCAGCGTGCTGAAAATCTGGGACATGGAAAATCCAGAGACGCCTGCGCAGCGGGCCGTTATCGAGTCGCGTCATCCCAGAGTAATTGATGTCTCCTGGTCGCCGGACGGCCGATGGCTCGCCACTGGAGGTTCAAACAATGCCGTAGGCTTGTGGGACCTGTCCGACCCAGCTGAACCAGTACGGCGGGGAATCCTTACAGATCATCGCAAGGCCGTACGAGCGGTGTCCTGGTCGCCGGACGGCCGATGGTTGGCCTCCGGAGGTGACGACAGGACTGTGAGGCTGTGGGACCTGGCCGACCCGGCCGAACCAGTTCGCCGAGCAGCCCTTGCAGATCATCGTCGGTCCGTGGGGACGGTGTCCTGGTCACCCGACCACCGATTGCTGGCCACCGGGGGCGTGGACGGGACCGTACTCCTCTGGGAGCCGCCTTCGTGA
- a CDS encoding flavodoxin family protein — MAAMSTLLIVHHTPSPTMRAMLEAVLVGARDDAIEGVDVVVRPALAATVVDALAAAGYVLGTPANIGYMSGALKHFFDQKQREPCAGWLWSAQGRAEDLSSCARGRCSRDHSWCQTSPQGWLPRRQPAPRCWP; from the coding sequence ATGGCCGCGATGTCAACGCTCCTGATCGTCCACCACACCCCGTCGCCGACGATGCGGGCGATGTTGGAAGCGGTGCTGGTCGGCGCCCGGGATGACGCGATCGAGGGTGTCGACGTCGTCGTCCGTCCGGCGCTGGCCGCGACAGTGGTCGACGCGCTCGCCGCGGCCGGCTACGTGCTCGGCACGCCGGCGAACATCGGCTATATGAGCGGAGCACTCAAGCACTTCTTCGACCAGAAGCAGCGCGAACCCTGTGCCGGATGGCTCTGGAGCGCTCAAGGGCGCGCAGAAGATCTTTCTTCGTGCGCCCGGGGGCGCTGTTCCCGGGATCACTCATGGTGTCAGACCTCGCCGCAAGGGTGGCTGCCGCGGCGTCAGCCGGCACCCCGCTGTTGGCCATAG
- a CDS encoding WD40 repeat domain-containing protein: MPAVIGRDPAEVMLLSPLDRARALAYFPDGTLLAVVSGSGIPLLDPLEPGTDPRPLRLLTDRSRVVNALAFSPDGALLATGGTDGTVRLWRCPSGEGVATLVTLPPRGWAVLPGQHPQAGRRCRSDRPHAAAGRPDPGARAPLAGALIRWEDPREKESAPDRQPGRSRWFRRYGQQRGAG, from the coding sequence ATGCCAGCCGTCATCGGCCGGGACCCGGCAGAGGTGATGCTGCTGTCCCCGCTGGACAGGGCGCGGGCCCTGGCCTACTTCCCCGACGGAACGCTGCTCGCGGTCGTCTCCGGCAGTGGCATCCCGCTACTCGATCCTCTGGAGCCGGGGACGGATCCGCGCCCGCTACGTCTGCTGACGGACCGTTCCAGGGTGGTCAACGCGCTGGCGTTCAGCCCTGACGGTGCGCTGCTCGCCACCGGCGGCACGGACGGAACCGTCCGGCTCTGGCGCTGCCCCTCCGGCGAGGGGGTCGCCACGCTCGTCACCCTTCCTCCTCGCGGGTGGGCGGTGTTGCCCGGACAGCACCCACAAGCTGGACGGCGATGTCGATCCGACCGTCCGCATGCTGCGGCCGGACGACCCGATCCCGGGGCTCGGGCACCTCTCGCCGGCGCCCTGATCCGGTGGGAGGACCCGCGGGAGAAGGAGTCCGCGCCCGACAGGCAGCCAGGACGCTCGCGGTGGTTCCGCCGCTATGGCCAACAGCGGGGTGCCGGCTGA
- a CDS encoding four-helix bundle copper-binding protein, translating to MDYCMRQGGAMMDAALMRMLLDCSDMCGTCADMIMRDSGSMKDICRMCADMCTRCADMCAKMPDDQQMAACAEACRRAAAACRTLAAAK from the coding sequence ATGGACTACTGTATGCGCCAGGGCGGGGCGATGATGGACGCCGCCCTGATGCGGATGCTCCTGGACTGCAGCGACATGTGCGGCACGTGCGCCGACATGATCATGCGGGACTCGGGCAGCATGAAGGACATATGCCGCATGTGCGCGGACATGTGCACCCGGTGCGCCGACATGTGCGCGAAGATGCCCGACGACCAGCAGATGGCGGCCTGCGCGGAGGCCTGCCGCAGGGCCGCGGCCGCGTGCCGGACACTGGCGGCGGCCAAGTAG
- a CDS encoding helix-turn-helix transcriptional regulator — MIADAYGLTPREREVVGLAAQGGSTRQTATALGISPFTAQDHLKAVFAKTGVRTRAELVAALYVQQYEPRRANVSQPSPYGWYPDDQIPA, encoded by the coding sequence GTGATCGCCGACGCCTACGGCCTCACGCCGCGCGAACGCGAGGTCGTCGGGCTCGCCGCCCAGGGCGGATCCACCCGGCAGACGGCCACCGCGCTGGGCATCTCCCCCTTCACCGCGCAGGACCACCTCAAGGCGGTGTTCGCCAAGACCGGCGTGCGCACCCGCGCCGAACTGGTCGCCGCCCTCTACGTCCAGCAGTACGAGCCCCGCCGCGCCAACGTCAGCCAGCCCAGCCCCTACGGCTGGTATCCCGACGACCAGATCCCCGCCTGA
- a CDS encoding flavodoxin family protein yields the protein MTAMPTLLIVHHTPSPTMQAMLEAVLVGARDDAIEGVDVVVRPALAATAVDVLAADGYLLGTPANIGYMSGALKHFFDQIYYPCLDATIGRPYALYVHGNSDTTGAIRGVETIATGLRWKRLREPLSTIGEVDAAVREACWELGATVAASLIPN from the coding sequence ATGACCGCGATGCCGACGCTCCTGATCGTCCACCACACGCCGTCACCGACGATGCAGGCGATGCTGGAGGCGGTGCTCGTCGGTGCCCGGGACGACGCGATCGAGGGCGTCGACGTCGTCGTCCGCCCGGCGCTGGCCGCCACAGCGGTCGACGTGCTCGCCGCGGACGGCTACCTGCTCGGCACCCCGGCCAACATCGGCTACATGTCCGGCGCGCTCAAGCACTTCTTCGACCAGATCTACTACCCGTGCCTCGACGCGACCATCGGCCGTCCGTATGCCCTCTACGTCCATGGCAACAGCGACACGACCGGAGCGATCCGCGGGGTCGAGACCATCGCGACCGGGCTGAGATGGAAGCGCCTGCGGGAGCCGCTGTCCACCATCGGCGAGGTAGATGCCGCTGTACGCGAGGCCTGTTGGGAGCTCGGCGCCACAGTTGCGGCCAGCCTGATACCCAATTGA